TTTTCCGCTATGATACGGGGCTTTCGGGGGCATCCCCGACATCCCAGGAGCGCCCATGGGCCAGACGCCTGCACAAAATAGTCCCGAGGCCCCGCAGCCAACCGAACACACGCCCGCGTCGCGCGCGTATCGCATCGTCGGCGCGACCTTCACCGTCGCGGGCGGCGCCCTCTTGTTTGCGCGGCGCTACGGCGTCGTTGAACCGCCGGAGTGGCTCTACTACACCGCCGTCGCCGCCCTCTTTCTCGGGATCATCCAGTGGGCGCTGGGCTATATGACCGCCGACGCCGCGCGCGATTGGAACAAGAGCCTCATCTTCGCCCTGGCCCTCGCCCTCCTCATCCGCTGGCCCATCGCCGAGCCCTACCGCATACCCTCCGGCTCGATGGAGACCACGCTGCACGGGGACCCGAATTTCGGCAAAGGCGACCGCGTCTTCGTCAACAAGTGGATCTACGGCGTCCGATACCCCTTCCTGAACAAGCGCATCTGGTATGGAAAAGCTCCCGATCGCTGGGACATCGTCGTGTTCAAATCCGTGGAGCCCGACGCAGAACATCCCACCCTCGTCAAGCGGATCGTCGGCATGCCCGGGGAACAGTTCCACATCAGCGGCGGCCGCGTCTACATCGATGGCGAGCCACTGGAGGTCCCCGACTTCATGCCGCCGGACACCTTCTATACCTCCGGCTACGGCATGCGCTACGGCGTGCTCCCGGAACCAGAATACTCCCGGATCCCGGAAGGCCATTACCTCGTGCTCGGCGACAACAGCGCGCACAGCCGAGACGGGCGCTACTTCGGCTGGCTGCCCAACGAGCACATCGTGGGCCGGGTCGCCTCGATCTGGTGGCCACCCCCGCGATGGCGCGATTTCACCGGCTTCTCAAGTTCCTGGTGGTGGAACGGCATGCTCCTGCTGCTCGCGGGCTACACCGCCGTCCGCCTCTTCGCCGGACGCTCCTGGCCCGTCCTGAACGCTGCGCGCAACGGCGTCGACCACCTCTTCATCAACTTCCTCGCCTTCGGTTTCCGCGTCCCCTTCACTCTCTGGAAGATCCGCCATTGGGGCGCGCCCCGGCGCGGCGATCTCGTGCTCTACCGACCCGCCGGAGAAGCCCGCAACGATCACGAGCTGCTGATCGGGCGCGTCGCCGCACTCGGCGGTGAAGAGGTCGCCATCGACGGCGATCGACTGCGCGTCAACGGCGCCCCCCTCAACGGCGCCGCCTGGGCCGCCACCCC
The Candidatus Hydrogenedentota bacterium genome window above contains:
- the lepB gene encoding signal peptidase I, which encodes MGQTPAQNSPEAPQPTEHTPASRAYRIVGATFTVAGGALLFARRYGVVEPPEWLYYTAVAALFLGIIQWALGYMTADAARDWNKSLIFALALALLIRWPIAEPYRIPSGSMETTLHGDPNFGKGDRVFVNKWIYGVRYPFLNKRIWYGKAPDRWDIVVFKSVEPDAEHPTLVKRIVGMPGEQFHISGGRVYIDGEPLEVPDFMPPDTFYTSGYGMRYGVLPEPEYSRIPEGHYLVLGDNSAHSRDGRYFGWLPNEHIVGRVASIWWPPPRWRDFTGFSSSWWWNGMLLLLAGYTAVRLFAGRSWPVLNAARNGVDHLFINFLAFGFRVPFTLWKIRHWGAPRRGDLVLYRPAGEARNDHELLIGRVAALGGEEVAIDGDRLRVNGAPLNGAAWAATPIRPLEDNLHRYARHGAPETENRVPEGALFLISDCPDVEGAIDSRTMGFIPERDLFGRAACVWWPPQRARKLSPGGLAPEPQPPRPRKR